The Dunckerocampus dactyliophorus isolate RoL2022-P2 chromosome 16, RoL_Ddac_1.1, whole genome shotgun sequence genome includes a window with the following:
- the sytl2a gene encoding synaptotagmin-like protein 2 isoform X1 codes for MIDLSFLTEEEQDTILIVLKRDAKLKQAEEQRVQNLKNTLSDKSQLRYLTGEWFYETKQHRHQDRIHGSDIIRASMKHTSKPLNKCLSVAVTDSVFHDKNNEVFLPSGLAGVQCEPQRQPGHARFPGEKPLPHEKSSLQLPSKEGASVCAQRKNPFNCELPTPHTLEENTSQFQGATDEMETSRDELPPSTDSNISETAHLQFIPDKLSVFMPIPENKGFTSPSQDYLFEVDELSDTHISSADPRGFLNHMSPSSSTNCDIEPRSPGITVGNTETWIDRKNVRFSPILFQKEMKQDGKELGEYRMLDFDLIDPSDIQNEINLENNIRGACIPLLKQNTIDSVEAELKCVVLQKHVSGQHKVIIDLTENGEQGDSPTLSPSTRSAEPEQDKSLDLVFEQAHHSQVADWPEQKALQPSTVNSDAENKPGTNSVSPKPRQTLIGNKEAGKAARQQDVAKICQINLPVNTFNLQIEAVQCIMEKVSAVKELAETLKMEEITVPQLTEEKLKDIMSSGDFGTHRDTLEEKPVEASWERKSTRKKIPIEQQLNEELTLTVLQNVQVYSAESSKESLSPQTEIMIEKTATESLENVSSSQSESGITIDLVIEEESLISPCKFQAPRSKEVRGSSTKTCHPRVLPRESSSPKRSRLQGSPLRTFLIDIKPETKADDDERPERPVPRQRKSHLCGTQKTLQKDPKLIVHNDVPPLQLVKSVTEGSYSLNEKKRKLEDSPCLARSAIPQDYQHYLGPHKKAHVPPFQSDEVAQEAKIITVGHQEDTGHNPIHSRLCIIQSRGETNQLTSTVSTSLSLESLACSGDNCYLMNPPDVRQSPRCMSSSKSLDDLYQKHREETSINNPREEMNQSVNDVPSFSLSTSSIKPHQITTNQVQTSVSTPVLQQIEADSDSLFETTFDSRRNTGSSTSNISFASEMSSVPYASGSTRSIYALDFSAVEVQGSIHYAVNYIQKLQEFQIFVVLCRDLAVADTKRHCADPYVKCYLLPDKTKLGKRKTNVKKRTLNPTFNEILKFKTKLEVLKTQSLYVSVWHNNTFGRNTFLGEVDQDMSGWDLSNTRINEYALKARVSGQTSTPSPLSLPDSRGLMTVSLRFLPQTSHSKKTSVMETGEVQIWVKDCKNLPSDRGPTMDPFVKCTVLPDPNGKSRQKTRVVKRTANPMFNHTMVYDGFRPEDLREACVEITVWDHDRWNHHYIGGIRLGLGTGKSYGIDVVWMDSTMEEANLWKRMLQSDGQWVEDILPLRMLVITKCRSK; via the exons ATGATCGACCTGAGTTTCCTAACAGAGGAGGAACAGGACACTATCCTGATTGTGTTGAAAAGAGATGCAAAGCTGAAGCAAGCTGAGGAGCAGCGTGTACA aAACCTAAAGAACACACTGAGTGACAAAAGCCAGCTCAGGTATTTGACTGGAGAATGGTTTTACGAGACCAAACAGCACCGCCATCAGGATCGCATCCATGGCTCGGACATTATCAGGGCCTCAATGAAGCACACAAGTAAACCACTTAATAAAT gTCTATCTGTTGCAGTGACTGACAGTGTTTTCCATGATAAAAACAATGAGGTCTTTCTCCCATCTGGGCTTGCCGGTGTTCAATGTGAGCCACAAAGGCAGCCTGGCCATGCAAG GTTTCCTGGCGAGAAACCCCTACCACATGAAAAATCATCACTGCAACTGCCCTCAAAGGAAGGGGCCTCAGTATGTGCA cAAAGGAAAAATCCATTTAACTGTGAACTCCCCACCCCTCACACTCTTGAGGAAAACACCAGTCAATTCCAGGGAGCAACTGATGAAATGGAAACATCACGTGATG AACTTCCACCATCAACTGACAGCAACATTTCTGAAACCGCCCACCTACAATTTATCCCTGACAAGTTGTCAGTTTTCATGCCAATACCTGAAAACAAAGGGTTCACTTCTCCTTCTCAGGACTATCTTTTTGAGGTAGATGAGCTATCAGATACACACATCAGCTCTGCAGATCCTCGGGGCTTCCTCAATCACATGTCTCCATCAAGCTCCACAAACTGTGACATAGAACCACGGAGTCCAGGTATCACAGTTGGCAACACCGAAACCTGGATCGATAGGAAAAATGTGAGGTTCAGCCCTATACTTTTTCAGAAGGAAATGAAGCAAGATGGAAAGGAGCTTGGAGAGTACAGAATGCTGGACTTTGACCTGATTGATCCTTCTGATATTCAAAATGAAATCAATCTTGAGAACAATATCAGAGGTGCTTGCATACCTTTACTAAAACAGAATACCATTGATTCAGTGGAGGCTGAACTCAAGTGCGTAGTACTTCAAAAGCACGTTTCTGGCCAACACAAGGTCATTATCG ATCTCACTGAGAATGGTGAACAGGGTGATTCCCCAACCTTATCGCCGTCCACACGTTCAGCTGAACCTGAACAAGACAAGTCCCTTGACTTAGTCTTTGAACAGGCTCATCACTCTCAGGTTGCAGACTGGCCAGAACAGAAAGCTCTTCAACCAAGCACTGTCAATTCTGATGCAGAAAACAAGCCAGGGACAAACAGTGTTTCCCCAAAGCCTAGACAGACACTCATTGGAAATAAAGAGGCGGGGAAAGCTGCAAGACAACAGGATGTTGCGAAGATATGTCAAATAAACCTACCTGTAAATACTTTCAATCTGCAAATAGAGGCAGTGCAGTGTATTATGGAAAAGGTTTCCGCTGTCAAAGAACTAGCTGAAACTCTCAAGATGGAAGAGATTACAGTACCTCAACTTACGGAAGAGAAGCTCAAAGACATAATGAGCTCAGGTGATTTTGGAACTCACCGGGACAccctggaggaaaaacctgTTGAGGCATCATGGGAGAGAAAAAGCACCCGCAAAAAAATACCTATTGAACAACAATTAAATGAAGAACTCACCTTGACAGTATTACAGAATGTTCAGGTATACTCTGCGGAGAGCAGCAAAGAAAGTCTCTCACCACAAACAGAAATAATGATAGAGAAAACAGCTACCGAGTCTTTAGAAAACGTTTCGTCCTCACAGAGTGAATCTGGCATCACAATAGATTTAGTCATAGAAGAAGAATCGCTCATTAGTCCCTGCAAATTCCAAGCTCCAAGATCAAAAGAAGTCAGGGGTAGTTCAACTAAAACGTGTCACCCCAGAGTCCTGCCAAGGGAATCCTCAAGTCCCAAGAGATCCAGGCTGCAAGGCTCTCCCTTGAGGACATTTTTAATAGATATTAAACCAGAAACTAAAGCTGACGACGATGAGCGACCTGAAAGGCCAGTGCCGAGACAGAGGAAAAGTCACTTGTGTGGGACACAGAAGACACTGCAGAAGGACCCCAAACTTATTGTGCACAACGACGTTCCTCCTTTACAATTAGTAAAGTCAGTCACTGAAGGGTCTTACTCTTTGaatgaaaagaagagaaaattgGAAGATTCACCATGTCTTGCCAGGTCTGCGATCCCTCAAGATTATCAACACTATCTTGGGCCTCACAAGAAAGCCCATGTCCCACCTTTTCAAAGTGATGAAGTTGCTCAAGAGGCTAAGATAATCACTGTGGGACACCAGGAAGACACAGGACACAATCCAATTCACTCAAGATTGTGTATTATTCAAAGTAGAGGTGAAACCAACCAGCTAACATCAACCGTGTCCACATCTCTGTCTCTGGAAAGTTTAGCCT GTTCCGGTGATAATTGTTATCTAATGAACCCCCCGGATGTGAGACAATCTCCAAGATGTATGTCATCATCCAAGAGTCTGGACGACCTATACCAAAAACATA GGGAAGAGACAAGTATCAACAACCCAAGAGAGGAAATGAATCAAAGCGTGAATGATG TTCCTTCTTTTTCACTGTCAACCTCTTCAATCAAACCACATCAAATCACAACGAACCAGGTCCAAACCAGTGTGTCAACTCCTGTCCTTCAGCAGATTGAG GCAGATAGTGACAGCCTTTTTGAGACCACATTCGACAGTCGAAGAAACACAGGAAGTTCCACATCGAACATTAGTTTTGCCTCTGAGATGTCGTCCGTGCCATAC GCCAGTGGCAGCACCAGGAGCATATATGCTCTAGATTTTAGTGCAGTTGAAGTCCAAGGAAGCATACACTACGCTGTGAACTACATTCAAAAGCTTCAAGAATTTCAAATCTTTGTAGTGCTCTGCAGGGACCTAGCTGTAGCTGACACCAAGAGGCACTGCGCTGATCC GTATGTAAAATGTTACCTTCTCCCTGACAAAACAAAACTGggaaagagaaaaacaaatgttaaaaaacggaCCCTAAACCCTACCTTCAATGAAATCCTTAAG TTTAAAACCAAGTTGGAGGTGCTGAAAACTCAGAGTCTTTACGTCTCTGTGTGGCACAACAACACCTTTGGTCGGAACACCTTCTTGGGTGAAGTGGACCAGGATATGTCAGGATGGGACTTAAGCAACACTCGGATAAATGAATATGCATTAAAAGCCAGG GTGTCAGGACAGACCTCAACACCTTCCCCTTTAAGTTTGCCAGACAGCAGAGGACTGATGACAGTATCCTTGAGGTTTCTACCACAAACATCTCACA GTAAGAAAACATCTGTGATGGAGACCGGTGAGGTGCAGATTTGGGTGAAAGATTGTAAGAATCTTCCTTCAGACAGAGGACCTACGATGGATCCATTTGTAAAATG CACTGTACTTCCTGATCCGAATGGCAAAAGCCGACAAAAGACCCGGGTGGTGAAGAGAACAGCCAACCCCATGTTTAACCACACTATGGTGTATGACGGTTTCCGACCAGAGGATCTTAGAGAGGCCTGTGTGGAGATTACAGTGTGGGATCACGACAGGTGGAACCACCACTACATCGGTGGGATCAGACTGGGACTTGGAACAG GGAAGAGTTATGGAATTGATGTGGTTTGGATGGACTCCACAATGGAAGAAGCTAATTTGTGGAAGAGGATGTTGCAGTCTGATGGCCAGTGGGTGGAAGATATTTTACCACTGCGAATGCTTGTGATCACAAAATGCCGGTCAAAGTGA
- the sytl2a gene encoding synaptotagmin-like protein 2 isoform X2 produces the protein MIDLSFLTEEEQDTILIVLKRDAKLKQAEEQRVQNLKNTLSDKSQLRYLTGEWFYETKQHRHQDRIHGSDIIRASMKHTSKPLNKCLSVAVTDSVFHDKNNEVFLPSGLAGVQCEPQRQPGHARFPGEKPLPHEKSSLQLPSKEGASQRKNPFNCELPTPHTLEENTSQFQGATDEMETSRDELPPSTDSNISETAHLQFIPDKLSVFMPIPENKGFTSPSQDYLFEVDELSDTHISSADPRGFLNHMSPSSSTNCDIEPRSPGITVGNTETWIDRKNVRFSPILFQKEMKQDGKELGEYRMLDFDLIDPSDIQNEINLENNIRGACIPLLKQNTIDSVEAELKCVVLQKHVSGQHKVIIDLTENGEQGDSPTLSPSTRSAEPEQDKSLDLVFEQAHHSQVADWPEQKALQPSTVNSDAENKPGTNSVSPKPRQTLIGNKEAGKAARQQDVAKICQINLPVNTFNLQIEAVQCIMEKVSAVKELAETLKMEEITVPQLTEEKLKDIMSSGDFGTHRDTLEEKPVEASWERKSTRKKIPIEQQLNEELTLTVLQNVQVYSAESSKESLSPQTEIMIEKTATESLENVSSSQSESGITIDLVIEEESLISPCKFQAPRSKEVRGSSTKTCHPRVLPRESSSPKRSRLQGSPLRTFLIDIKPETKADDDERPERPVPRQRKSHLCGTQKTLQKDPKLIVHNDVPPLQLVKSVTEGSYSLNEKKRKLEDSPCLARSAIPQDYQHYLGPHKKAHVPPFQSDEVAQEAKIITVGHQEDTGHNPIHSRLCIIQSRGETNQLTSTVSTSLSLESLACSGDNCYLMNPPDVRQSPRCMSSSKSLDDLYQKHREETSINNPREEMNQSVNDVPSFSLSTSSIKPHQITTNQVQTSVSTPVLQQIEADSDSLFETTFDSRRNTGSSTSNISFASEMSSVPYASGSTRSIYALDFSAVEVQGSIHYAVNYIQKLQEFQIFVVLCRDLAVADTKRHCADPYVKCYLLPDKTKLGKRKTNVKKRTLNPTFNEILKFKTKLEVLKTQSLYVSVWHNNTFGRNTFLGEVDQDMSGWDLSNTRINEYALKARVSGQTSTPSPLSLPDSRGLMTVSLRFLPQTSHSKKTSVMETGEVQIWVKDCKNLPSDRGPTMDPFVKCTVLPDPNGKSRQKTRVVKRTANPMFNHTMVYDGFRPEDLREACVEITVWDHDRWNHHYIGGIRLGLGTGKSYGIDVVWMDSTMEEANLWKRMLQSDGQWVEDILPLRMLVITKCRSK, from the exons ATGATCGACCTGAGTTTCCTAACAGAGGAGGAACAGGACACTATCCTGATTGTGTTGAAAAGAGATGCAAAGCTGAAGCAAGCTGAGGAGCAGCGTGTACA aAACCTAAAGAACACACTGAGTGACAAAAGCCAGCTCAGGTATTTGACTGGAGAATGGTTTTACGAGACCAAACAGCACCGCCATCAGGATCGCATCCATGGCTCGGACATTATCAGGGCCTCAATGAAGCACACAAGTAAACCACTTAATAAAT gTCTATCTGTTGCAGTGACTGACAGTGTTTTCCATGATAAAAACAATGAGGTCTTTCTCCCATCTGGGCTTGCCGGTGTTCAATGTGAGCCACAAAGGCAGCCTGGCCATGCAAG GTTTCCTGGCGAGAAACCCCTACCACATGAAAAATCATCACTGCAACTGCCCTCAAAGGAAGGGGCCTCA cAAAGGAAAAATCCATTTAACTGTGAACTCCCCACCCCTCACACTCTTGAGGAAAACACCAGTCAATTCCAGGGAGCAACTGATGAAATGGAAACATCACGTGATG AACTTCCACCATCAACTGACAGCAACATTTCTGAAACCGCCCACCTACAATTTATCCCTGACAAGTTGTCAGTTTTCATGCCAATACCTGAAAACAAAGGGTTCACTTCTCCTTCTCAGGACTATCTTTTTGAGGTAGATGAGCTATCAGATACACACATCAGCTCTGCAGATCCTCGGGGCTTCCTCAATCACATGTCTCCATCAAGCTCCACAAACTGTGACATAGAACCACGGAGTCCAGGTATCACAGTTGGCAACACCGAAACCTGGATCGATAGGAAAAATGTGAGGTTCAGCCCTATACTTTTTCAGAAGGAAATGAAGCAAGATGGAAAGGAGCTTGGAGAGTACAGAATGCTGGACTTTGACCTGATTGATCCTTCTGATATTCAAAATGAAATCAATCTTGAGAACAATATCAGAGGTGCTTGCATACCTTTACTAAAACAGAATACCATTGATTCAGTGGAGGCTGAACTCAAGTGCGTAGTACTTCAAAAGCACGTTTCTGGCCAACACAAGGTCATTATCG ATCTCACTGAGAATGGTGAACAGGGTGATTCCCCAACCTTATCGCCGTCCACACGTTCAGCTGAACCTGAACAAGACAAGTCCCTTGACTTAGTCTTTGAACAGGCTCATCACTCTCAGGTTGCAGACTGGCCAGAACAGAAAGCTCTTCAACCAAGCACTGTCAATTCTGATGCAGAAAACAAGCCAGGGACAAACAGTGTTTCCCCAAAGCCTAGACAGACACTCATTGGAAATAAAGAGGCGGGGAAAGCTGCAAGACAACAGGATGTTGCGAAGATATGTCAAATAAACCTACCTGTAAATACTTTCAATCTGCAAATAGAGGCAGTGCAGTGTATTATGGAAAAGGTTTCCGCTGTCAAAGAACTAGCTGAAACTCTCAAGATGGAAGAGATTACAGTACCTCAACTTACGGAAGAGAAGCTCAAAGACATAATGAGCTCAGGTGATTTTGGAACTCACCGGGACAccctggaggaaaaacctgTTGAGGCATCATGGGAGAGAAAAAGCACCCGCAAAAAAATACCTATTGAACAACAATTAAATGAAGAACTCACCTTGACAGTATTACAGAATGTTCAGGTATACTCTGCGGAGAGCAGCAAAGAAAGTCTCTCACCACAAACAGAAATAATGATAGAGAAAACAGCTACCGAGTCTTTAGAAAACGTTTCGTCCTCACAGAGTGAATCTGGCATCACAATAGATTTAGTCATAGAAGAAGAATCGCTCATTAGTCCCTGCAAATTCCAAGCTCCAAGATCAAAAGAAGTCAGGGGTAGTTCAACTAAAACGTGTCACCCCAGAGTCCTGCCAAGGGAATCCTCAAGTCCCAAGAGATCCAGGCTGCAAGGCTCTCCCTTGAGGACATTTTTAATAGATATTAAACCAGAAACTAAAGCTGACGACGATGAGCGACCTGAAAGGCCAGTGCCGAGACAGAGGAAAAGTCACTTGTGTGGGACACAGAAGACACTGCAGAAGGACCCCAAACTTATTGTGCACAACGACGTTCCTCCTTTACAATTAGTAAAGTCAGTCACTGAAGGGTCTTACTCTTTGaatgaaaagaagagaaaattgGAAGATTCACCATGTCTTGCCAGGTCTGCGATCCCTCAAGATTATCAACACTATCTTGGGCCTCACAAGAAAGCCCATGTCCCACCTTTTCAAAGTGATGAAGTTGCTCAAGAGGCTAAGATAATCACTGTGGGACACCAGGAAGACACAGGACACAATCCAATTCACTCAAGATTGTGTATTATTCAAAGTAGAGGTGAAACCAACCAGCTAACATCAACCGTGTCCACATCTCTGTCTCTGGAAAGTTTAGCCT GTTCCGGTGATAATTGTTATCTAATGAACCCCCCGGATGTGAGACAATCTCCAAGATGTATGTCATCATCCAAGAGTCTGGACGACCTATACCAAAAACATA GGGAAGAGACAAGTATCAACAACCCAAGAGAGGAAATGAATCAAAGCGTGAATGATG TTCCTTCTTTTTCACTGTCAACCTCTTCAATCAAACCACATCAAATCACAACGAACCAGGTCCAAACCAGTGTGTCAACTCCTGTCCTTCAGCAGATTGAG GCAGATAGTGACAGCCTTTTTGAGACCACATTCGACAGTCGAAGAAACACAGGAAGTTCCACATCGAACATTAGTTTTGCCTCTGAGATGTCGTCCGTGCCATAC GCCAGTGGCAGCACCAGGAGCATATATGCTCTAGATTTTAGTGCAGTTGAAGTCCAAGGAAGCATACACTACGCTGTGAACTACATTCAAAAGCTTCAAGAATTTCAAATCTTTGTAGTGCTCTGCAGGGACCTAGCTGTAGCTGACACCAAGAGGCACTGCGCTGATCC GTATGTAAAATGTTACCTTCTCCCTGACAAAACAAAACTGggaaagagaaaaacaaatgttaaaaaacggaCCCTAAACCCTACCTTCAATGAAATCCTTAAG TTTAAAACCAAGTTGGAGGTGCTGAAAACTCAGAGTCTTTACGTCTCTGTGTGGCACAACAACACCTTTGGTCGGAACACCTTCTTGGGTGAAGTGGACCAGGATATGTCAGGATGGGACTTAAGCAACACTCGGATAAATGAATATGCATTAAAAGCCAGG GTGTCAGGACAGACCTCAACACCTTCCCCTTTAAGTTTGCCAGACAGCAGAGGACTGATGACAGTATCCTTGAGGTTTCTACCACAAACATCTCACA GTAAGAAAACATCTGTGATGGAGACCGGTGAGGTGCAGATTTGGGTGAAAGATTGTAAGAATCTTCCTTCAGACAGAGGACCTACGATGGATCCATTTGTAAAATG CACTGTACTTCCTGATCCGAATGGCAAAAGCCGACAAAAGACCCGGGTGGTGAAGAGAACAGCCAACCCCATGTTTAACCACACTATGGTGTATGACGGTTTCCGACCAGAGGATCTTAGAGAGGCCTGTGTGGAGATTACAGTGTGGGATCACGACAGGTGGAACCACCACTACATCGGTGGGATCAGACTGGGACTTGGAACAG GGAAGAGTTATGGAATTGATGTGGTTTGGATGGACTCCACAATGGAAGAAGCTAATTTGTGGAAGAGGATGTTGCAGTCTGATGGCCAGTGGGTGGAAGATATTTTACCACTGCGAATGCTTGTGATCACAAAATGCCGGTCAAAGTGA
- the sytl2a gene encoding rabphilin-1 isoform X3, with protein sequence METSRDELPPSTDSNISETAHLQFIPDKLSVFMPIPENKGFTSPSQDYLFEVDELSDTHISSADPRGFLNHMSPSSSTNCDIEPRSPGITVGNTETWIDRKNVRFSPILFQKEMKQDGKELGEYRMLDFDLIDPSDIQNEINLENNIRGACIPLLKQNTIDSVEAELKCVVLQKHVSGQHKVIIDLTENGEQGDSPTLSPSTRSAEPEQDKSLDLVFEQAHHSQVADWPEQKALQPSTVNSDAENKPGTNSVSPKPRQTLIGNKEAGKAARQQDVAKICQINLPVNTFNLQIEAVQCIMEKVSAVKELAETLKMEEITVPQLTEEKLKDIMSSGDFGTHRDTLEEKPVEASWERKSTRKKIPIEQQLNEELTLTVLQNVQVYSAESSKESLSPQTEIMIEKTATESLENVSSSQSESGITIDLVIEEESLISPCKFQAPRSKEVRGSSTKTCHPRVLPRESSSPKRSRLQGSPLRTFLIDIKPETKADDDERPERPVPRQRKSHLCGTQKTLQKDPKLIVHNDVPPLQLVKSVTEGSYSLNEKKRKLEDSPCLARSAIPQDYQHYLGPHKKAHVPPFQSDEVAQEAKIITVGHQEDTGHNPIHSRLCIIQSRGETNQLTSTVSTSLSLESLACSGDNCYLMNPPDVRQSPRCMSSSKSLDDLYQKHREETSINNPREEMNQSVNDVPSFSLSTSSIKPHQITTNQVQTSVSTPVLQQIEADSDSLFETTFDSRRNTGSSTSNISFASEMSSVPYASGSTRSIYALDFSAVEVQGSIHYAVNYIQKLQEFQIFVVLCRDLAVADTKRHCADPYVKCYLLPDKTKLGKRKTNVKKRTLNPTFNEILKFKTKLEVLKTQSLYVSVWHNNTFGRNTFLGEVDQDMSGWDLSNTRINEYALKARVSGQTSTPSPLSLPDSRGLMTVSLRFLPQTSHSKKTSVMETGEVQIWVKDCKNLPSDRGPTMDPFVKCTVLPDPNGKSRQKTRVVKRTANPMFNHTMVYDGFRPEDLREACVEITVWDHDRWNHHYIGGIRLGLGTGKSYGIDVVWMDSTMEEANLWKRMLQSDGQWVEDILPLRMLVITKCRSK encoded by the exons ATGGAAACATCACGTGATG AACTTCCACCATCAACTGACAGCAACATTTCTGAAACCGCCCACCTACAATTTATCCCTGACAAGTTGTCAGTTTTCATGCCAATACCTGAAAACAAAGGGTTCACTTCTCCTTCTCAGGACTATCTTTTTGAGGTAGATGAGCTATCAGATACACACATCAGCTCTGCAGATCCTCGGGGCTTCCTCAATCACATGTCTCCATCAAGCTCCACAAACTGTGACATAGAACCACGGAGTCCAGGTATCACAGTTGGCAACACCGAAACCTGGATCGATAGGAAAAATGTGAGGTTCAGCCCTATACTTTTTCAGAAGGAAATGAAGCAAGATGGAAAGGAGCTTGGAGAGTACAGAATGCTGGACTTTGACCTGATTGATCCTTCTGATATTCAAAATGAAATCAATCTTGAGAACAATATCAGAGGTGCTTGCATACCTTTACTAAAACAGAATACCATTGATTCAGTGGAGGCTGAACTCAAGTGCGTAGTACTTCAAAAGCACGTTTCTGGCCAACACAAGGTCATTATCG ATCTCACTGAGAATGGTGAACAGGGTGATTCCCCAACCTTATCGCCGTCCACACGTTCAGCTGAACCTGAACAAGACAAGTCCCTTGACTTAGTCTTTGAACAGGCTCATCACTCTCAGGTTGCAGACTGGCCAGAACAGAAAGCTCTTCAACCAAGCACTGTCAATTCTGATGCAGAAAACAAGCCAGGGACAAACAGTGTTTCCCCAAAGCCTAGACAGACACTCATTGGAAATAAAGAGGCGGGGAAAGCTGCAAGACAACAGGATGTTGCGAAGATATGTCAAATAAACCTACCTGTAAATACTTTCAATCTGCAAATAGAGGCAGTGCAGTGTATTATGGAAAAGGTTTCCGCTGTCAAAGAACTAGCTGAAACTCTCAAGATGGAAGAGATTACAGTACCTCAACTTACGGAAGAGAAGCTCAAAGACATAATGAGCTCAGGTGATTTTGGAACTCACCGGGACAccctggaggaaaaacctgTTGAGGCATCATGGGAGAGAAAAAGCACCCGCAAAAAAATACCTATTGAACAACAATTAAATGAAGAACTCACCTTGACAGTATTACAGAATGTTCAGGTATACTCTGCGGAGAGCAGCAAAGAAAGTCTCTCACCACAAACAGAAATAATGATAGAGAAAACAGCTACCGAGTCTTTAGAAAACGTTTCGTCCTCACAGAGTGAATCTGGCATCACAATAGATTTAGTCATAGAAGAAGAATCGCTCATTAGTCCCTGCAAATTCCAAGCTCCAAGATCAAAAGAAGTCAGGGGTAGTTCAACTAAAACGTGTCACCCCAGAGTCCTGCCAAGGGAATCCTCAAGTCCCAAGAGATCCAGGCTGCAAGGCTCTCCCTTGAGGACATTTTTAATAGATATTAAACCAGAAACTAAAGCTGACGACGATGAGCGACCTGAAAGGCCAGTGCCGAGACAGAGGAAAAGTCACTTGTGTGGGACACAGAAGACACTGCAGAAGGACCCCAAACTTATTGTGCACAACGACGTTCCTCCTTTACAATTAGTAAAGTCAGTCACTGAAGGGTCTTACTCTTTGaatgaaaagaagagaaaattgGAAGATTCACCATGTCTTGCCAGGTCTGCGATCCCTCAAGATTATCAACACTATCTTGGGCCTCACAAGAAAGCCCATGTCCCACCTTTTCAAAGTGATGAAGTTGCTCAAGAGGCTAAGATAATCACTGTGGGACACCAGGAAGACACAGGACACAATCCAATTCACTCAAGATTGTGTATTATTCAAAGTAGAGGTGAAACCAACCAGCTAACATCAACCGTGTCCACATCTCTGTCTCTGGAAAGTTTAGCCT GTTCCGGTGATAATTGTTATCTAATGAACCCCCCGGATGTGAGACAATCTCCAAGATGTATGTCATCATCCAAGAGTCTGGACGACCTATACCAAAAACATA GGGAAGAGACAAGTATCAACAACCCAAGAGAGGAAATGAATCAAAGCGTGAATGATG TTCCTTCTTTTTCACTGTCAACCTCTTCAATCAAACCACATCAAATCACAACGAACCAGGTCCAAACCAGTGTGTCAACTCCTGTCCTTCAGCAGATTGAG GCAGATAGTGACAGCCTTTTTGAGACCACATTCGACAGTCGAAGAAACACAGGAAGTTCCACATCGAACATTAGTTTTGCCTCTGAGATGTCGTCCGTGCCATAC GCCAGTGGCAGCACCAGGAGCATATATGCTCTAGATTTTAGTGCAGTTGAAGTCCAAGGAAGCATACACTACGCTGTGAACTACATTCAAAAGCTTCAAGAATTTCAAATCTTTGTAGTGCTCTGCAGGGACCTAGCTGTAGCTGACACCAAGAGGCACTGCGCTGATCC GTATGTAAAATGTTACCTTCTCCCTGACAAAACAAAACTGggaaagagaaaaacaaatgttaaaaaacggaCCCTAAACCCTACCTTCAATGAAATCCTTAAG TTTAAAACCAAGTTGGAGGTGCTGAAAACTCAGAGTCTTTACGTCTCTGTGTGGCACAACAACACCTTTGGTCGGAACACCTTCTTGGGTGAAGTGGACCAGGATATGTCAGGATGGGACTTAAGCAACACTCGGATAAATGAATATGCATTAAAAGCCAGG GTGTCAGGACAGACCTCAACACCTTCCCCTTTAAGTTTGCCAGACAGCAGAGGACTGATGACAGTATCCTTGAGGTTTCTACCACAAACATCTCACA GTAAGAAAACATCTGTGATGGAGACCGGTGAGGTGCAGATTTGGGTGAAAGATTGTAAGAATCTTCCTTCAGACAGAGGACCTACGATGGATCCATTTGTAAAATG CACTGTACTTCCTGATCCGAATGGCAAAAGCCGACAAAAGACCCGGGTGGTGAAGAGAACAGCCAACCCCATGTTTAACCACACTATGGTGTATGACGGTTTCCGACCAGAGGATCTTAGAGAGGCCTGTGTGGAGATTACAGTGTGGGATCACGACAGGTGGAACCACCACTACATCGGTGGGATCAGACTGGGACTTGGAACAG GGAAGAGTTATGGAATTGATGTGGTTTGGATGGACTCCACAATGGAAGAAGCTAATTTGTGGAAGAGGATGTTGCAGTCTGATGGCCAGTGGGTGGAAGATATTTTACCACTGCGAATGCTTGTGATCACAAAATGCCGGTCAAAGTGA